The following coding sequences are from one Epinephelus fuscoguttatus linkage group LG5, E.fuscoguttatus.final_Chr_v1 window:
- the LOC125888398 gene encoding TRPM8 channel-associated factor homolog, with amino-acid sequence MSTQPTQSYHNGAYMSLMKGLKELDLRGSSVPCDLVLTGNDAFPLAINSQGQVLMAASLFGRGRVVVLGHEAYLSTFPALVENALTWLRGDGSDNLSVGVQQNSKAVADNLSKSNFQAKVVEAFSDKVGLGVYVTDAYSVGADVKELVAFLKAGGGVLIAGQAWHWASTHPKENTVLQFPGNKVSGVAGIYFSTDYGNAEIIPVHPQIPSSWKTLRLGKNFEDDLEFLLQGVSEFDWADALSSEVLVHGPLAFPIGTTEDGRVFLAGGYYGKGRVIVIGHEALLTVEKLAPFWTSAVDWLDQGRKGVVGVVPNLRLASKSGLKHEETMFRKDLSVFGCTVWSNGDAEEIQDFVAQGGGLLIGGHTWYWTYTHSGNPMTETTGNKILNKMGLSLTPNTIGGGSYKAPVPSQAMKDTGHFRQRLRRFAADVIQGDKLSKHEEDDLKKLAVECDYFLKLEAHDSYSYNHVLSILTDMLKSGMKPVSEKNPVKSPRDHLLLSLGTKAYKVSPDRDALLPYLIEVGPPMPIMENQSIRINANTAGGAEWISTGLYLSPGMKTEITIPANIVNKSWQIQIGCQSDHLGHAELKRAPSVVERFAVTAEKMQVWNLWGGLIYLVAPPNTKVEGAEVIVQKAIAAPYYKSGVTTAAEWSSLRTAPAPWAELECDNIIISAPSDFVRGLEHPEKVAAVWDEIMKGVTDLAAIPQKLPRKERFVADVQISAGLMHSGYPVMMHTYTVSEVFRVGDDRTVVLWGEIHELGHNQQRDPWEFRPHTGEATNNLWSVYVHEEVLGINREKAHPAMIATERKNTVDNYVKGGRKLSDWHVWTALETYLQLQEKFGWDAFKKVFAAYHKISNYPSDNEGKMNLYAETFSQIVGKNLTGFFKAWGWPIATATEEKLSNLPRWSDHPMAKYDKSN; translated from the exons ATGTCCACTCAGCCCACCCAGTCCTACCACAATGGGGCATACATGTCCCTGATGAAAGGTTTGAAGGAGCTGGACCTCCGGGGCTCCAGTGTTCCCTGTGACCTGGTGCTAACTGGAAACGATGCCTTTCCTTTAGCAATCAACAGCCAGGGCCAGGTCCTGATGGCAGCCTCTCTGTTTGGCCGTGGGAGGGTTGTGGTCCTGGGGCATGAAGCCTACCTGTCCACCTTTCCTGCTCTGGTAGAGAATGCTCTGACCTGGCTGAGAGGAGATGGCTCTGACAACCTGTCTGTGGGGGTCCAACAAAACAGCAAGGCAGTTGCTGATAACCTCAGCAAGTCTAACTTCCAAGCCAAAGTTGTTGAGGCCTTCAGTGACAAAGTGGGGCTTGGTGTGTATGTGACAGATGCCTACAGTGTGGGTGCAGATGTGAAGGAGCTGGTGGCATTTCTGAAAGCTGGAGGAGGAGTGCTGATAGCGGGGCAGGCATGGCACTGGGCTTCAACTCATCCTAAAGAGAACACAGTTCTACAATTCCCAGGGAATAAAGTGTCTGGTGTGGCAGGGATCTACTTCTCTACAGATTATGGGAATGCAGAGATCATACCTGTCCACCCTCAGATCCCATCCTCATGGAAGACTCTACG TCTTGGAAAAAATTTTGAAGATGACCTGGAGTTCTTACTCCAGGGGGTTTCAGAGTTTGACTGGGCAGATGCCCTGTCATCTGAGGTTCTGGTCCACGGACCACTGGCCTTCCCCATTGGTACCACTGAGGATGGAAGGGTGTTCCTGGCAGGAGGCTACTATGGGAAGGGACGAGTCATTGTGATCGGACATGAAGCACTTCTGACAGTAGAG AAACTGGCTCCATTTTGGACCAGTGCCGTTGATTGGTTGGACCAGGGCCGGAAGGGGGTCGTTGGTGTTGTGCCAAACCTCAGACTTGCCAGCAAGTCCGGGTTGAAGCATGAGGAGACAATGTTCAGGAAAGACCTGAGTGTATTTGGGTGTACAGTATGGAGCAATGGTGATGCAGAGGAAATCCAAGACTTTGTAGCACAGGGAGGAGGCCTGCTGATTGGAGGGCACACTTGGTACTGGACGTACACACATTCTGGAAACCCTATGACGGAAACCACAG GGAACAAGATCTTGAACAAAATGGGCTTGAGCCTGACACCAAACACAATTGGAGGAGGTTCCTACAAGGCTCCTGTGCCAAGCCAGGCCATGAAGGACACTGGACACTTCCGCCAACGTCTACGCCGTTTTGCTGCTGATGTTATCCAGGGTGACAAACTTTCCAAGCATGAGGAGGACGACCTTAAAAAACTGGCCGTGGAGTGTGACTACTTCTTGAAGCTGGAGGCTCATGACAGCTACTCCTACAATCATGTGCTGTCCATCCTCACTGACATGTTGAAGTCTGGCATGAAACCG GTGAGTGAGAAGAACCCTGTGAAGAGTCCCAGAGATCACCTGCTCCTCAGTTTGGGGACAAAGGCATATAAAGTGTCCCCAGATCGTGATGCTCTCCTGCCGTACCTCATCGAGGTGGGCCCTCCGATGCCTATCATGGAAAACCAAAGTATCAGGATTAATGCCAACACAGCAG gAGGGGCCGAGTGGATCAGCACAGGTCTGTACCTCTCTCCTGGTATGAAGACTGAGATCACCATACCAGCAAACATCGTCAACAAGAGCTGGCAG ATCCAGATAGGCTGTCAATCAGACCACCTGGGTCATGCAGAGTTAAAGAGAGCACCATCTGTGGTTGAGCGATTCGCTGTTACTGCAGAGAAGATGCAGGTGTGGAACTTGTGGGGGGGGCTCATCTACCTGGTGGCTCCACCCAACACAAAGGTGGAGGGGGCAGAGGTGATAGTGCAGAAAGCTATAGCTGCTCCCTATTACAAGTCTG GTGTTACAACAGCAGCTGAATGGTCGTCGCTGCGCACAGCTCCCGCACCCTGGGCAGAGTTGGAGTGTGACAACATCATCATAAGTGCACCGTCAGATTTTGTTCGAGGCCTGGAGCACCCTGAAAAGGTGGCAGCGGTATGGGATGAGATCATGAAAGGCGTCACTGACCTGGCTGCCATACCACAGAAATTGCCACGCAAAGAACGCTTTGTGGCAGATGTGCAGATTTCTGCTG GTCTGATGCATTCAGGCTATCCTGTCATGATGCACACATATACTGTAAGTGAGGTGTTCAGAGTAGGTGATGACAGGACTGTGGTCCTGTGGGGTGAAATTCATGAACTGGGACACAACCAGCAGAGAGACCCCTGGGAGTTCAGACCACACACCGGAGAGGCCACAAACAACCTGTGGTCGGTGTATGTCCATGAAGAGGTGCTGGGGATCAACAGGGAAAAG GCTCATCCAGCTATGATCGCAACAGAACGGAAGAACACTGTAGACAATTATGTCAAAGGGGGCAGAAAACTCAGCGACTGGCATGTGTGGACGGCCCTGGAGACATATCTGCAG
- the LOC125888395 gene encoding TRPM8 channel-associated factor homolog codes for MTVKEGYRNPRASILFIMSTQPTQSYHNGAYMSLMKGLKKLDFRGPCVPSDLVLTADDAFPLAINSQGQVLMAASLFGRGRVVVLGHEGYLTTFPALVENALAWLRGDGSDNLSVGVQQNSKAVADNLSKSSFQAKVVEAFSDKVGLGVYVTDAYSVGADVKELVAFLKAGGGVLIAGQAWHWASTHPKENTVLQFPGNKVSGVAGIYFSTDYGKAEIIPVHPQIPFSWKALRLGKHFEDDLEFLLQGVSEFDFRRDSVLSEALVHGPLAFPIGTTEDGRVFLAGGYYGKGRVIVIGHEALLTVEKLAPFWTNAIDWLDQGRKGVIGVVPNLGLASKSGLKHEETMFRRHLSVFVCTTYSDHNAQEIQDFVAQGGGLLIGGHVWYWTYNNPGNPMTETTGNKILNKMGLSLTPNTIESGSYKAPVPSQAMKDTGHFRQRLRRFAAHVIQGDKLAKHEEDDLKKLAMECDYFLKLEAHDSYSYNHVVSILTDVLKKSGMPQVSEKNPVKSPRDHLLLSLGMKAYKVSPDRDALLPYLIKRIPPMPIMENQRIRINANTAGGEEWISTGLYLSPGMKTKITIPANIVNKSWQIQIGCQSDHLGHAELKRAPSVVERFAVTAEKMQVWNLWGGLIYLVAPPNTKVEGAEVIVQKAIAAPYYKSGVTTAADWSLLRTAPAPWAELEFENIVLTVPSDAVRTLDRPDELAAFWDEIMRAIADLAVVPHKFRRKERFVTDVQIAYGWLHAGYPIMAHNATAAEVVSIDCARKTGMWGPIHELGHNQQRSCWEFPSHTTECTCNLWSVYVHEEVLGINRAKAHPNMTVANRKKQAETYAKAGKNLNDWFMWVALETYMQLQEKFGWDAFKKVFAAYHKMSSFPKDNKGKMNLYAETFSQSVGKNLTGFFKSWGWPIDTATEKKLSNLPPWCDHPMAKYD; via the exons AGCATCGATACTTTTCATCATGTCCACTCAGCCCACCCAGTCCTACCACAACGGGGCCTACATGTCCCTGATGAAAGGTTTGAAAAAACTGGATTTCCGGGGCCCCTGTGTTCCCAGTGACCTGGTGCTAACTGCAGACGATGCATTTCCTTTAGCAATCAACAGCCAGGGCCAGGTCCTGATGGCAGCCTCTCTGTTTGGCCGTGGGAGGGTTGTGGTCCTGGGTCATGAGGGCTACCTGACCACCTTTCCTGCTCTGGTAGAGAATGCTCTGGCCTGGCTGAGAGGAGATGGCTCTGACAACCTGTCTGTGGGGGTCCAACAAAACAGCAAGGCAGTTGCTGATAACCTCAGCAAGTCTAGTTTCCAAGCCAAAGTTGTTGAGGCCTTCAGTGACAAAGTGGGGCTTGGTGTGTATGTGACAGATGCCTACAGCGTGGGTGCAGATGTGAAGGAGCTGGTGGCATTTCTGAAAGCTGGAGGAGGAGTGCTGATAGCGGGGCAGGCATGGCACTGGGCTTCAACTCATCCTAAAGAGAACACAGTTCTACAGTTCCCAGGGAATAAAGTGTCTGGTGTGGCAGGGATCTACTTCTCTACAGATTATGGAAAAGCAGAGATCATACCTGTCCACCCTCAGATCCCATTCTCATGGAAGGCTTTACG TCTTGGAAAACATTTTGAGGATGACCTGGAGTTCTTACTCCAGGGGGTTTCAGAGTTTGACTTCAGGCGGGATTCCGTGTTATCTGAGGCTCTGGTCCACGGACCATTGGCCTTCCCCATTGGTACCACTGAGGATGGAAGGGTGTTCCTGGCAGGAGGCTACTATGGGAAGGGACGAGTCATTGTGATCGGACATGAAGCACTTCTGACAGTAGAG AAACTGGCTCCATTTTGGACCAATGCCATTGATTGGTTGGACCAGGGCAGGAAGGGGGTCATTGGTGTTGTGCCAAACCTCGGACTTGCCAGCAAGTCCGGGTTGAAGCATGAGGAGACAATGTTCAGGAGACACctgagtgtatttgtgtgtacaACATACAGTGATCATAATGCACAGGAAATCCAAGACTTTGTAGCACAGGGAGGAGGCCTGCTGATTGGTGGGCACGTTTGGTACTGGACATACAATAATCCAGGAAACCCAATGACAGAAACCACAG GGAACAAGATCCTGAACAAAATGGGCTTGAGCCTGACACCAAACACAATTGAATCAGGTTCCTACAAGGCTCCTGTGCCAAGCCAGGCCATGAAGGACACTGGCCACTTCCGTCAACGTCTACGCCGCTTTGCTGCTCATGTTATCCAGGGCGACAAACTTGCCAAGCATGAGGAGGACGACCTTAAAAAACTGGCCATGGAGTGTGACTACTTCTTGAAGCTGGAGGCTCATGACAGCTACTCCTACAATCATGTGGTGTCCATCCTCACTGACGTGTTGAAGAAGTCTGGCATGCCACAG GTGAGTGAGAAGAACCCTGTGAAGAGTCCCAGAGATCACCTGCTCCTCAGTTTGGGGATGAAGGCATATAAAGTGTCCCCAGATCGTGATGCTCTCCTGCCGTACCTCATCAAGCGGATCCCTCCGATGCCTATCATGGAAAACCAAAGGATCAGGATTAATGCCAACACAGCAG gAGGGGAGGAGTGGATTAGCACAGGTCTGTACCTCTCTCCTGGTATGAAGACCAAGATCACCATACCAGCAAACATCGTCAACAAGAGCTGGCAG ATCCAGATAGGCTGTCAATCAGACCACCTGGGTCATGCAGAGTTAAAGAGAGCACCATCTGTCGTTGAGCGATTCGCTGTTACTGCAGAGAAGATGCAGGTGTGGAACTTGTGGGGGGGACTCATCTACCTGGTGGCTCCACCCAACACAAAGGTGGAGGGGGCAGAGGTGATAGTGCAGAAAGCTATAGCTGCTCCCTATTACAAGTCTG GTGTGACAACAGCTGCTGATTGGTCACTGCTGCGCACAGCTCCTGCACCCTGGGCAGAGTTGGAGTTTGAAAACATCGTCCTTACTGTACCATCAGATGCTGTTCGGACCCTAGATCGCCCTGATGAGTTGGCAGCATTCTGGGATGAAATCATGAGGGCCATCGCTGACCTGGCCGTTGTACCACACAAATTTCGGCGCAAGGAACGTTTTGTAACTGATGTACAGATTGCCTACG GTTGGCTGCATGCAGGATATCCTATCATGGCACACAATGCCACAGCAGCTGAAGTGGTCAGCATTGACTGTGCTAGGAAAACAGGCATGTGGGGGCCCATCCATGAACTGGGACACAACCAACAGAGAAGCTGCTGGGAATTCCCATCACACACCACTGAGTGTACATGCAACCTGTGGTCAGTGTATGTGCATGAGGAGGTGCTGGGAATCAACAGGGCAAAG GCTCATCCCAACATGACTGTAGCAAATCGAAAGAAGCAAGCAGAGACGTATGCTAAGGCGGGAAAGAATCTCAATGACTGGTTCATGTGGGTGGCTTTGGAGACATATATGCAA CTCCAAGAAAAGTTTGGCTGGGATGCCTTTAAGAAGGTGTTTGCTGCCTACCACAAGATGAGCAGCTTTCCGAAGGACAACAAAGGAAAGATGAACCTGTACGCTGAGACCTTCTCCCAGAGTGTTGGGAAGAACCTGACTGGATTCTTTAAGTCCTGGGGCTGGCCTATAGACACAGCCACTGAGAAGAAACTCTCCAACCTGCCTCCCTGGTGTGACCACCCCATGGCTAAATATGACTAA